One region of Armigeres subalbatus isolate Guangzhou_Male chromosome 3, GZ_Asu_2, whole genome shotgun sequence genomic DNA includes:
- the LOC134227584 gene encoding uncharacterized protein LOC134227584, producing MAHSAGMYVRAPNRAKETNSSKELSRELAGEKAMNTVLASELEQSRREIEELKGIIYARDNRHPSESPSLDFEIRNGFSSTGRTEANSNFVRSVDDSKFLSSMTHLSLASINVPECKATDGEDLHRQIFEQWIDLLIDTMKLAGIDDEATRFTVFKVKAGSRLLSIFRNTKSSEDAPDVNSLPFSNAVHRLRTYFGSGSDIMLMRRRLALMIQKPDESDLTFISRVGTIARLCEFEEEKEFEEIVATVAEHARSREVRTTALKMLSRKGSFTDLVDKVREIEAIRLNEEYVKQKIGNQSHALIAPITTGTNHADNRQQQFRGKPYYRGFPLRRGNWRAPRGRQPYFTGGSRSKESEKRWPYGFEGSQAQEGERCWRCYSVFHSETNCKVKDKYCNRCGVMGHIQRACPKANYSSLKRSGQEQTDAPPYKIAAVEETNATKSEEGPATDSEAKLSTIDTQILSQENPAQVSRNPNSVFSKSVASSSKSFEVSPITIDDMLEEGALNIVSRTNLFYNLNIYLVL from the exons ATGGCGCACTCGGCAG gaATGTATGTCAGAGCACCCAATCGTGCGAAGGAAACCAACTCCTCGAAAGAGTTATCCAGAGAATTGGCAGGAGAAAAAGCCATGAATACGGTTCTAGCTAGCGAGCTGGAACAGTCGCGTAGAGAAATTGAGGAGCTCAAAGGAATAATTTACGCCAGAGATAATCGACACCCTTCGGAGAGTCCCAGTCTAGACTTTGAGATCCGAAACGGATTCAGTAGCACGGGTCGCACGGAAGCCAATAGCAATTTTGTTCGCAGCGTCGATGACTCGAAGTTCTTATCCTCGATGACCCATTTATCGTTGGCTTCAATTAACGTCCCTGAGTGTAAGGCAACGGACGGTGAGGACTTGCATCGTCAAATTTTTGAACAGTGGATAGATTTACTTATCGACACTATGAAGCTGGCAGGAATCGACGATGAAGCAACTAGGTTCACGGTATTTAAAGTAAAAGCAGGGTCCCGTTTGCTGAGCATTTTTCGCAATACAAAGTCTTCTGAAGATGCGCCTGATGTGAACTCGCTTCCCTTTTCCAATGCTGTACATCGTTTAAGGACATACTTTGGTTCAGGATCTGACATCATGCTGATGAGGCGCAGGCTAGCACTCATGATACAAAAGCCTGATGAGTCAGACCTAACTTTTATATCAAGAGTGGGTACAATAGCTCGTTTGTGCGAAttcgaagaggaaaaagaaTTCGAGGAAATTGTGGCAACTGTCGCAGAGCATGCCAGGAGTCGGGAGGTGCGCACTACTGCACTCAAAATGCTAAGTCGCAAAGGCAGTTTCACGGATCTGGTGGACAAAGTCCGTGAAATAGAAGCTATAAGACTCAATGAAGAATATGTAAAGCAGAAGATAGGCAATCAGTCACATGCATTGATTGCACCGATTACCACTGGTACCAATCATGCCGATAATCGTCAGCAGCAATTTCGAGGAAAACCATACTATCGAGGCTTTCCACTCCGGCGAGGTAATTGGCGTGCGCCTCGAGGTAGGCAGCCATATTTTACGGGCGGGTCTCGGAGCAAGGAAAGCGAGAAACGTTGGCCTTATGGTTTCGAAGGATCCCAAGCTCAGGAAGGCGAAAGATGTTGGCGGTGTTATAGCGTGTTTCATTCGGAAACCAACTGCAAGGTTAAGGACAAGTATTGCAACAGATGCGGAGTCATGGGACACATTCAGCGCGCGTGTCCGAAAGCAAATTACAGTTCTTTGAAACGTTCAGGACAAGAACAAACAGACGCGCCACCGTACAAAATCGCTGCTGTTGAGGAGACGAATGCGACAAAGTCAGAAGAAGGACCG GCCACGGATTCTGAAGCAAAACTATCGACTATTGATACGCAAATACTGTCTCAAGAAAACCCAGCTCAAGTTTCAAGAAACCCCAATTCTGTATTTTCAAAAAGTGTTGCTTCTTCTTCAAAATCTTTCGAGGTGTCTCCAATCACAATAGATGATATGTTGGAGGAGGGAGCCCTTAATATTGTGAGTAGAACAAATCTATTCTATAATTTAAACATTTATTTGGTATTATGA